Proteins from a single region of Oceanispirochaeta sp.:
- a CDS encoding TrkA family potassium uptake protein has translation MNPFQRFLLALGLIVILIFSGVTGYMVLEGWEFSDSLYMTFVTISTVGFAEVHPLTTEGRYFTIALILVSLLVIGYIITTLMSFLFEGQLLHAMRERRMKHFLMQMKDHFIICGFGEVGKETAEELNRHKIPFVIVDLSLTEADKSRYSSYAMIQGDASEEEILDQAKIMKARGLISCLPEDPQNVFTVLTARQMNPDLQIVSRASLKRTVQKLIKAGANRVITPKAIAGKQLATVSIKPQVMQFLDTISSGENEEIHIEACSLEKESGLIGKSLRESNIGQHTGAVIIGILDGEGRLKSNQSNRSNIATIELEEGDVLMAMGSEEQHKSLLRFSREK, from the coding sequence GTGAACCCATTTCAAAGGTTTTTACTGGCCCTGGGCCTTATCGTCATTCTTATTTTCTCGGGAGTCACAGGGTATATGGTGCTGGAGGGCTGGGAGTTCAGCGACAGCCTTTATATGACCTTTGTCACTATCTCAACCGTCGGATTCGCCGAGGTTCATCCTCTGACCACAGAAGGCCGCTACTTTACCATCGCTCTGATACTGGTGAGTCTGCTGGTCATCGGTTATATCATTACTACACTGATGTCCTTCCTCTTTGAAGGGCAGCTGCTTCATGCTATGAGGGAGAGAAGAATGAAACATTTTTTAATGCAGATGAAAGATCATTTTATTATCTGCGGATTTGGTGAGGTCGGTAAAGAAACGGCGGAAGAGTTGAACCGGCATAAGATCCCCTTTGTCATTGTGGACCTCAGTCTGACAGAGGCTGACAAGAGCCGATACTCCAGCTATGCCATGATTCAAGGGGATGCTTCTGAAGAGGAGATTCTGGATCAGGCAAAAATCATGAAAGCCCGGGGGCTGATCAGCTGCCTTCCTGAAGATCCTCAGAATGTTTTTACCGTACTCACAGCCAGACAGATGAATCCGGATCTTCAAATTGTATCCAGAGCCTCTCTTAAGAGGACAGTCCAGAAATTGATAAAGGCCGGTGCAAACAGGGTCATCACACCCAAAGCCATCGCAGGAAAACAACTGGCGACAGTGAGCATCAAACCTCAGGTCATGCAGTTCCTGGATACCATCTCTTCCGGTGAAAATGAAGAGATCCATATTGAGGCCTGCTCTCTGGAAAAAGAATCCGGTCTGATAGGAAAATCTCTTCGAGAGAGCAATATCGGTCAGCACACAGGTGCCGTTATCATTGGAATCCTCGATGGCGAAGGTCGTCTTAAGAGTAATCAGTCCAACCGGAGTAACATCGCCACCATTGAACTCGAAGAAGGGGATGTTCTTATGGCCATGGGAAGCGAAGAACAGCATAAATCCCTGTTGAGATTTTCGAGGGAAAAATAA